One window of Candidatus Nitrospira kreftii genomic DNA carries:
- a CDS encoding D-alanine:D-alanine ligase, which produces MVPTGRITDARIGVLMGGRSSERDISLKTGRAVHQALTRLGYDAVAIDVTDRLHRDLEGHQVAIAFLSLHGPGGEDGTVQGFLETIGIPYTGSGVRASAVGLHKEVTKTLLASHGIPVAAGTVVREGDKRSLAKILRESHLDLPIVVKPVAQGSTIGVTVVRRAGQWKEGLALAHHFDSEAMVESYIPGHEAAVSVIGSAAEGVKTLPAIEIVAPEGFYDFSAKYQKGKTQYLCPAPFPPKVLRQVSELARRTYEVLGCEGAARVDFRITPRGRPYVLEINTVPGMTETSLLPMAAAQVGIGYDALVELILQSALDRAARSTPAVKEESA; this is translated from the coding sequence ATGGTGCCAACCGGTCGAATCACAGATGCGCGAATCGGCGTGCTCATGGGAGGACGCTCTTCGGAGCGGGACATCTCTCTCAAGACAGGCCGAGCTGTGCACCAGGCACTGACCCGTCTTGGATACGATGCGGTAGCCATCGACGTCACTGATCGTTTACATCGAGATTTAGAAGGCCACCAAGTGGCCATCGCTTTTCTCTCGCTGCATGGACCTGGAGGAGAGGATGGTACGGTACAAGGGTTTCTCGAGACGATAGGGATTCCATACACAGGCTCTGGCGTACGAGCGAGCGCCGTGGGATTGCACAAGGAAGTCACTAAAACACTACTCGCCTCGCATGGTATTCCGGTGGCAGCGGGAACGGTCGTACGGGAAGGGGATAAACGTTCGCTGGCAAAGATCCTTAGAGAGTCCCATCTTGACTTGCCGATTGTCGTCAAACCGGTGGCCCAGGGGTCTACCATCGGAGTCACGGTCGTGCGTCGTGCCGGGCAATGGAAGGAGGGGCTTGCTTTAGCCCATCACTTTGATTCGGAAGCAATGGTGGAGAGCTATATACCGGGACATGAAGCTGCCGTGTCGGTTATCGGATCGGCGGCAGAAGGGGTGAAAACGCTTCCGGCGATTGAAATTGTCGCACCAGAAGGTTTTTACGATTTTTCGGCGAAGTACCAAAAGGGCAAGACCCAGTATCTCTGTCCCGCTCCATTTCCTCCAAAAGTGCTTCGGCAAGTCAGTGAATTGGCGCGTCGGACGTATGAGGTGTTGGGGTGTGAGGGGGCCGCCAGAGTAGATTTTCGAATCACTCCGAGAGGGCGGCCGTACGTGTTGGAGATCAATACGGTGCCAGGCATGACAGAAACGAGTCTATTACCCATGGCGGCTGCTCAGGTCGGAATCGGATATGACGCCTTAGTCGAGCTAATTTTGCAGTCGGCACTGGATCGCGCTGCTCGATCTACTCCCGCAGTAAAAGAGGAGTCAGCATGA
- a CDS encoding Polyphenol oxidase: protein MTEENIDMARTSVITVPAFSDVGNQARHFFGTRQHAVGLDLELGVPRRGVAATGANSWTLTVKQVHGTEALVVDGALASTDRFAGGWDALVTDQPGVMVAVRTADCVPVLMHDPTRRVVAAIHAGWRGAVAGIVPKTLALLESRFGSRPDQVRISIGPSAGVCCYEVDEPVLNSLCQGVSSWEKVVRSNRHGRAHLDLKALIREQVQMHGAAPQRVTTVNLCTICHDDLFFSYRREGKVNGTMVSAIGLPLRRR, encoded by the coding sequence ATGACGGAAGAGAACATCGATATGGCGAGGACATCGGTCATTACCGTACCGGCATTTTCGGATGTCGGAAATCAGGCTAGGCATTTTTTTGGGACTCGGCAACACGCCGTCGGACTTGATCTCGAACTTGGTGTTCCTCGCAGGGGCGTAGCCGCGACGGGAGCCAATTCATGGACGCTGACCGTGAAGCAGGTCCATGGAACAGAAGCGCTCGTAGTGGATGGCGCACTGGCATCAACGGATCGATTTGCGGGAGGCTGGGACGCTTTAGTGACCGATCAGCCAGGGGTTATGGTGGCAGTGCGGACGGCAGACTGCGTCCCCGTTTTAATGCATGATCCAACACGCCGAGTCGTCGCGGCCATCCATGCTGGCTGGCGAGGTGCGGTGGCCGGCATCGTACCCAAAACACTTGCTCTGTTGGAGTCGCGCTTTGGTTCACGCCCAGACCAGGTCCGAATCAGTATCGGTCCCTCCGCAGGGGTGTGCTGCTATGAAGTAGATGAGCCGGTGTTAAACAGTCTGTGCCAGGGGGTCTCGAGTTGGGAGAAAGTGGTCAGAAGTAATAGACATGGAAGGGCGCACTTAGATCTCAAGGCCCTTATCCGAGAGCAGGTGCAGATGCATGGCGCCGCCCCGCAGCGGGTAACGACCGTCAATCTGTGTACGATTTGTCATGACGATCTCTTTTTTTCCTATCGGCGAGAGGGGAAAGTCAACGGTACCATGGTGAGCGCTATCGGATTGCCGTTGAGGCGAAGGTAA
- a CDS encoding UDP-N-acetylglucosamine--N-acetylmuramyl-(pentape ptide) pyrophosphoryl-undecaprenol N-acetylglucosamine transferase — protein sequence MTIVIAAGGTGGHLYPAIALAREFVRRDSSVRILFVGTARGIESRVLAHEGFELVLITANPVMGKGLLDILRGVLSVPIGIWQSWKILKQRQANLVIGVGGYTSPTMLVAAAWKGIARVILEPNAYPGLANKVVAPLAQRIFLAFESAGTSFDKQKVRVVGTPIRQEFLVQSSKHSDLTQPKGRHLLIFGGSQGAKAINSTVLEGLTLLSERLAGLTITHQTGEADLERVTAAYRARNMPANVVPFLYDMPTVLRTADLVVARAGAMTIAELTACGKAAVLIPLPTAIYDHQMKNARAMEVAGGATVLPQANLSGTKLVEMIVAILSNPTRLSAMQRKSLEMRRINASEVIVNECYALMGLPYNGN from the coding sequence ATGACGATTGTCATTGCTGCAGGAGGTACCGGTGGGCATCTGTATCCGGCGATCGCGCTGGCTCGGGAGTTTGTGCGACGAGACTCTTCCGTAAGGATTCTTTTTGTAGGAACAGCGCGTGGCATCGAGTCTCGCGTTCTGGCACACGAAGGATTTGAGCTGGTGCTGATCACAGCCAATCCCGTTATGGGAAAGGGATTACTGGACATTCTAAGAGGGGTGCTGTCTGTGCCCATAGGAATCTGGCAGTCCTGGAAGATTCTGAAACAACGCCAGGCGAATCTCGTGATTGGGGTGGGAGGATATACGAGTCCGACCATGCTGGTGGCAGCTGCATGGAAAGGGATTGCTCGAGTAATACTGGAACCTAATGCCTATCCTGGTTTAGCCAACAAGGTGGTCGCGCCGTTGGCACAGCGGATTTTTTTGGCATTCGAATCCGCGGGAACATCATTCGACAAACAAAAGGTACGCGTGGTCGGGACACCGATTCGACAAGAGTTCTTAGTCCAATCGAGCAAACACAGCGATTTGACCCAACCGAAAGGACGGCATCTACTGATTTTCGGTGGGAGCCAGGGCGCCAAAGCTATCAATAGCACGGTGTTGGAGGGGTTGACTCTATTGAGCGAACGTCTGGCTGGACTGACGATCACGCATCAGACCGGGGAAGCGGACCTTGAGCGAGTCACTGCGGCGTATCGCGCACGGAATATGCCAGCCAACGTTGTTCCGTTTCTCTATGACATGCCTACCGTGCTTCGCACAGCCGATCTGGTTGTGGCTCGCGCCGGCGCGATGACGATCGCAGAACTGACGGCCTGTGGAAAAGCCGCGGTCCTGATCCCGTTACCCACAGCGATTTATGACCATCAGATGAAGAACGCCCGGGCAATGGAGGTCGCGGGGGGAGCCACTGTTCTTCCACAGGCAAATTTGAGTGGAACGAAATTAGTCGAGATGATTGTCGCGATCCTCTCGAATCCGACGCGGTTGAGCGCGATGCAAAGAAAAAGTTTGGAGATGAGACGAATCAATGCAAGCGAAGTGATCGTCAACGAGTGTTATGCACTCATGGGATTACCGTATAACGGCAATTAA
- a CDS encoding Pyridoxal phosphate homeostasis protein, whose protein sequence is MEPLIGVTIAERVQSVLSKIRSAEARVGRPGGSVRLVAVTKTVVVDHIKEGLRAGLTILGENRVQEALPKRAALTEHPVCWHFIGHLQRRKVRSVIGLFDVIHSVDSVDLAQEIDRWAGEAHHYQSVLLEVNIGTEPTKAGFHPEEVVQSVSAMAELPHLRIKGLMTIPPQTDDPQSARPYFQKLNKLAQQIAGLKIPSVSMHELSMGMSNDYEVAIEEGATLVRVGTALFGARHV, encoded by the coding sequence ATGGAACCGCTTATCGGAGTGACGATTGCTGAACGTGTTCAATCGGTGCTCTCGAAAATTCGGTCGGCTGAAGCGAGGGTAGGGCGTCCTGGTGGAAGCGTTCGGCTCGTGGCTGTTACCAAAACTGTAGTGGTGGACCACATTAAGGAGGGACTGCGTGCCGGCTTGACGATCTTAGGAGAAAATCGCGTTCAGGAGGCCCTTCCCAAAAGAGCTGCCCTCACGGAACACCCGGTATGCTGGCATTTTATCGGGCACTTACAACGGAGGAAGGTGCGGTCTGTGATAGGTCTCTTTGATGTGATCCATTCGGTGGACAGCGTGGATCTTGCTCAAGAAATCGATCGATGGGCTGGAGAAGCCCACCACTATCAGAGCGTCTTGTTGGAGGTTAATATTGGCACCGAGCCGACGAAGGCAGGCTTTCATCCTGAGGAAGTGGTGCAATCCGTATCAGCCATGGCGGAGTTGCCTCATCTCCGTATTAAAGGTCTGATGACGATCCCTCCACAGACGGATGATCCTCAGTCAGCCAGACCATATTTTCAGAAACTCAACAAGCTGGCTCAACAGATCGCTGGGCTCAAGATCCCATCTGTGAGCATGCATGAACTCTCGATGGGCATGTCGAATGACTATGAAGTAGCCATAGAGGAAGGGGCGACGCTCGTCCGCGTTGGTACCGCGCTGTTCGGAGCACGCCATGTCTAA
- a CDS encoding Cell division protein FtsQ, which yields MMSLFLKKRQAKPVGPRKNQWRDPQGDRSKKHASREKAAKRNSLAHWAGVVTSAACGALFVVFGTNYSGPALQQLLEIKAITVDGLYHLDKQQILDLAKVKPGAPLYHIVTTVIKNQVEAHPWVKAAEVTRVPFHELRISVSERKPAVIVRTESQNFLCDEDGYVLNKLGQLDDTALPLVTGIDLQGLLQGTESVRHAVVSGIELAKVVGKSFEGRLQVLADNPSNLVALVQGMRFQFGDEALKEQWDRFRRAKPMLKARNLDGQERGVSEVDLRYENRIIVR from the coding sequence ATGATGAGTCTCTTCTTGAAAAAACGCCAGGCCAAGCCTGTGGGCCCCAGAAAGAATCAATGGAGAGACCCGCAGGGGGACAGGTCGAAGAAACACGCAAGCCGAGAAAAAGCGGCAAAACGAAACTCCCTAGCACACTGGGCTGGTGTGGTGACGAGTGCGGCATGTGGGGCCTTGTTCGTCGTGTTCGGCACGAACTACTCAGGACCTGCGCTCCAACAACTCTTGGAAATCAAGGCGATCACTGTTGACGGCCTCTACCATCTCGATAAGCAGCAGATACTCGATCTCGCAAAAGTAAAACCTGGAGCACCGCTGTATCACATCGTCACGACCGTCATTAAGAATCAGGTTGAAGCTCATCCGTGGGTGAAGGCAGCCGAAGTAACCCGTGTTCCATTTCATGAGTTGCGGATCTCGGTGAGCGAACGGAAGCCCGCGGTGATTGTTCGTACGGAGTCTCAGAACTTTCTTTGCGATGAAGACGGATACGTGCTCAATAAGCTAGGTCAGCTGGACGATACCGCCTTGCCTCTTGTGACCGGGATTGATCTGCAGGGGTTGTTGCAAGGAACTGAATCAGTGAGGCATGCCGTGGTGTCTGGAATCGAACTCGCAAAAGTTGTCGGAAAATCCTTCGAGGGACGATTACAAGTACTTGCTGATAACCCCTCAAATTTAGTGGCCCTCGTTCAGGGAATGCGATTTCAATTCGGAGATGAAGCCCTCAAAGAGCAGTGGGATCGGTTCCGGCGCGCCAAACCGATGTTAAAAGCACGCAACCTTGACGGCCAGGAGCGTGGCGTGAGCGAAGTGGATCTCCGGTATGAGAATCGAATCATCGTACGGTAA
- a CDS encoding GTP-binding tubulin-like cell division protein — protein sequence MFSFQEDVLSPVRIKVIGIGGAGCNAINTMITSGLARVDFIASNTDLQALDRSLASYKIQLGPDRTRGLGAGAKPEIGRDAALESREPIRECMDGADMVFVTAGMGGGTGTGAAPIVASIAREMGILTVGVVTKPFQYEGQRRHKHAEEGIRDLRRHVDTLLVIPNQRLLGIVDKATPLLEAFKVADDVLRQAIQGIADVITTTGHVNVDFADVRTVMSHTGRAVMGMGVSRGPNRAIEAAQKAMCSPLLEEGSVEGARGVLLNITGGPSMSLHEIEEAASIIQQTADPEANIIVGQVINPDIGEELIITVIATGFERDENPATIAPEADRGINRTAKPIQPVLAGVVASLAAERPVKDLDRPTFLRRMSEAKESADRNSLTAEDEWDVPTFLRKQTD from the coding sequence ATGTTCTCATTTCAAGAAGATGTGTTGTCGCCGGTCCGTATCAAAGTGATCGGAATTGGTGGTGCAGGATGCAACGCGATCAACACCATGATCACCTCCGGGCTAGCTCGCGTCGATTTTATCGCTAGTAACACCGATCTTCAGGCACTCGATAGGTCTCTGGCATCCTACAAAATCCAACTCGGGCCGGATCGAACTCGCGGCTTGGGTGCAGGGGCTAAACCAGAAATCGGCCGAGATGCAGCGCTTGAAAGCCGAGAGCCTATCCGAGAATGCATGGACGGGGCAGACATGGTGTTTGTCACCGCCGGTATGGGTGGAGGCACCGGCACCGGCGCTGCACCTATCGTTGCCAGCATTGCTCGTGAAATGGGGATCCTGACAGTTGGTGTTGTGACAAAGCCATTTCAGTATGAAGGCCAACGGCGACACAAGCATGCCGAAGAAGGTATCCGGGACCTCCGCCGCCATGTTGATACGCTGCTCGTGATTCCTAACCAGCGGCTGCTAGGGATTGTTGATAAAGCAACTCCGCTTCTGGAGGCGTTCAAAGTGGCAGACGACGTCCTACGCCAAGCCATTCAGGGCATCGCTGATGTCATTACCACCACCGGCCATGTGAACGTGGATTTCGCCGACGTGCGTACCGTGATGTCGCACACTGGACGTGCGGTAATGGGGATGGGTGTTTCTCGCGGGCCGAATCGAGCGATCGAAGCAGCCCAAAAGGCGATGTGTAGCCCACTCCTTGAGGAAGGGAGTGTAGAGGGAGCTCGTGGGGTCCTCCTCAATATTACGGGAGGTCCCAGCATGTCTCTACATGAGATCGAAGAAGCGGCTTCCATCATTCAACAGACAGCAGATCCCGAAGCCAACATCATCGTCGGGCAGGTCATTAACCCTGACATCGGTGAAGAACTCATCATTACGGTCATCGCAACCGGGTTTGAGCGAGACGAGAATCCGGCAACCATTGCCCCCGAAGCGGATCGGGGCATCAATCGGACGGCCAAACCTATCCAACCGGTACTGGCGGGTGTGGTTGCCTCCCTTGCCGCAGAGCGACCAGTGAAGGATCTCGACCGACCGACGTTTTTGAGGCGAATGAGTGAAGCGAAGGAGTCGGCAGATCGGAACTCGCTGACAGCGGAGGATGAGTGGGATGTGCCGACGTTTCTTCGCAAGCAAACGGACTAA
- a CDS encoding Pyrroline-5-carboxylate reductase, whose product MSKVALRNKLGFIGGGRMAEALISGVLSAKLYQPDQIRVADPDAGRLDHVEARYGVQGGGTNHELASMSDVIVLAVKPQAMAEALSGIRDVLTKQLVLSVAAGVKISRIMETCGPNTRIIRAMPNMPAMVGEGITALAIGPKMEEDAIDCARQIFESVGRVVLINERLMDAVTGLSGSGPAYVFLMIEAMADGGVKMGLPRETASLLAAQTVLGAARMVLETGQHPAGLKDQVASPGGTTIAGLHRLEQGGLRAVVIDAIETATKRSQELGG is encoded by the coding sequence ATGTCTAAGGTGGCTCTTAGGAACAAGTTGGGGTTCATAGGCGGTGGCCGAATGGCCGAGGCATTAATCAGTGGAGTGCTCTCCGCTAAGCTGTACCAACCGGACCAAATTCGCGTAGCAGATCCAGACGCAGGTCGGCTGGACCATGTAGAAGCACGATATGGAGTTCAGGGTGGTGGTACAAACCATGAGCTAGCGAGCATGAGCGACGTCATCGTCCTGGCTGTGAAGCCACAGGCGATGGCTGAGGCACTCAGCGGGATTCGCGATGTCTTGACCAAGCAGCTGGTTCTCTCTGTCGCTGCTGGTGTGAAAATCAGTCGAATTATGGAGACCTGTGGTCCCAACACTCGCATCATTCGTGCGATGCCCAATATGCCGGCAATGGTTGGTGAAGGGATCACAGCGTTAGCGATCGGGCCGAAAATGGAGGAGGACGCAATAGATTGCGCGCGCCAGATTTTCGAGTCGGTCGGTCGGGTGGTCTTGATCAATGAGCGATTGATGGATGCCGTAACCGGATTGAGTGGAAGCGGGCCGGCGTACGTCTTTCTAATGATCGAAGCGATGGCTGACGGTGGTGTGAAGATGGGTTTACCGCGAGAGACGGCCAGTTTGCTCGCGGCGCAGACGGTCCTAGGAGCAGCCCGCATGGTGTTAGAGACTGGCCAACACCCCGCAGGATTAAAGGACCAGGTCGCTTCGCCCGGGGGAACGACGATTGCTGGCCTGCATCGGCTGGAGCAGGGGGGGCTCCGAGCCGTGGTGATCGATGCGATAGAAACTGCGACGAAGCGTTCTCAGGAACTTGGAGGCTGA
- a CDS encoding UDP-N-acetylenolpyruvoylglucosamine reductase 2, whose amino-acid sequence MHRSLQHEPKPRSRSKVHRLQLAVAGLRGTVRFHAPLKEYTSFQIGGPADVLVQPADVEDVIRLSRQTSEQRVPIFVLGGTNVLIRDKGIRGVVVSLAKLRAIKEEPGAVLYVEGGVGMPTLIGYAIRRSLTGLEWAAGIPGSVAGCVVMNAGTRLGEMKSSVKAVRIVSPKGTVIDRQAETIDFAYRRSTLSPGIIVGVWLQLKPGLRSDIEKVVKDYLRYRRDTQPLSLPSAGCVFKNPKNDSAGRVVEVAGLKGAAVGDACVSTKHANFIVNQGQASARDVLSLIRKVRAQVARQTGIKLELELKLVGQA is encoded by the coding sequence ATGCATCGTAGCTTGCAGCATGAGCCAAAACCACGATCTAGATCGAAAGTGCACAGACTGCAATTGGCCGTGGCCGGCCTTCGGGGAACTGTTCGGTTTCATGCGCCGCTTAAAGAATATACCTCGTTCCAGATCGGCGGCCCTGCCGATGTGCTGGTTCAGCCGGCTGATGTCGAGGATGTCATCCGCCTTTCCAGGCAGACCTCCGAGCAGCGTGTGCCTATCTTTGTGTTGGGTGGTACCAACGTCCTTATCCGTGACAAAGGCATCCGAGGTGTGGTCGTCAGCTTGGCGAAGCTGCGCGCGATCAAAGAGGAGCCAGGGGCTGTGCTGTATGTCGAAGGAGGCGTCGGTATGCCGACGCTTATCGGCTATGCCATCCGCAGGTCTTTGACCGGTCTGGAATGGGCTGCCGGGATTCCTGGGAGTGTTGCGGGGTGCGTGGTCATGAATGCAGGGACAAGACTCGGTGAAATGAAGAGCTCAGTAAAGGCAGTGCGCATTGTCTCGCCGAAGGGGACAGTGATTGATCGCCAAGCGGAGACCATCGACTTTGCGTATCGCCGGTCGACGTTATCACCGGGTATCATAGTTGGGGTCTGGCTTCAACTCAAGCCGGGATTACGGTCGGATATCGAAAAGGTTGTGAAAGACTATTTGCGCTATCGTCGGGATACTCAACCACTCAGCCTGCCGAGCGCGGGGTGTGTCTTCAAGAATCCAAAGAACGATTCAGCCGGACGCGTCGTCGAGGTTGCCGGGCTCAAGGGAGCAGCAGTGGGCGATGCATGCGTCTCGACGAAGCACGCCAACTTTATCGTGAATCAGGGTCAGGCAAGCGCTCGTGATGTGCTGTCCCTCATCAGAAAAGTGCGGGCGCAGGTCGCTCGGCAGACAGGGATCAAGTTGGAATTGGAGTTGAAGCTGGTAGGACAGGCCTAG
- a CDS encoding hypothetical protein (conserved protein of unknown function), whose product MFVMGNTLLGLATVLDYILTFYSWIVIARALISWVNPDPWNPIVQFLTRATEPVLAPIRRRLGLGMGIDLSPLIAIAAIWFLQIAVVQSIKDAALRMN is encoded by the coding sequence ATGTTTGTAATGGGAAATACCTTGTTGGGTCTGGCGACAGTGCTAGACTATATCCTGACCTTTTATAGTTGGATTGTCATTGCGCGGGCCCTCATATCGTGGGTGAATCCGGATCCGTGGAATCCAATCGTTCAATTCCTTACCCGTGCAACGGAACCGGTGCTCGCTCCAATCCGACGGCGACTTGGCTTGGGCATGGGGATTGACTTGTCGCCATTGATCGCCATTGCAGCGATCTGGTTCTTGCAGATCGCTGTTGTCCAGTCGATT
- a CDS encoding UDP-N-acetylmuramate:L-alanine ligase, with amino-acid sequence MTPFRKTQQIHLVGIGGAGMSGIAEVLLTMGYKVTGSDLHASETTRRLEELGGKIFIGHRESNVGDAQVVVISSAVAAINPEVVIAKAHQVPVIPRAEMLAELMRLKFGVAIAGAHGKTTTTSMVANVLAQAGLDPTMVIGGKVNALGSHARLGRGDLLVAEADESDGSFLRLSPTIVAVTNLDREHLDHYGSMERINECFLEFINKIPFYGLAVLCADDERLHALFPHIVKRYQTYGLHEREGAPLDFKATDITLKQSEAEFRAYFRGKNLGPFRLAVPGIHNVSNALAAIAIGVELDVPVDLIRRGLAAFTGVERRFHLRGETGGVMVVDDYGHHPTEVKATLAAAKQGWDRRIVVLFQPHRYTRTRDCIGDFAHAFDDADAVFMTEVYPAGEQPIPGVSGAILAETVRSAGHPSVTFIEQKETLPDQVLPFLKSGDLVLTMGAGDIWKAGTGILARLEST; translated from the coding sequence ATGACGCCTTTTCGTAAAACTCAGCAGATCCATCTCGTCGGAATCGGCGGGGCAGGCATGAGCGGCATCGCAGAAGTTCTGCTCACGATGGGGTACAAAGTGACCGGTTCGGATCTCCATGCGTCTGAAACGACACGGCGGCTCGAAGAACTCGGCGGGAAGATTTTCATCGGCCATCGGGAATCGAACGTGGGGGATGCGCAGGTGGTGGTCATTTCCTCCGCAGTGGCGGCAATCAATCCTGAAGTCGTGATCGCGAAAGCTCATCAGGTTCCGGTTATCCCCCGTGCAGAGATGCTGGCCGAGCTGATGCGACTGAAGTTCGGGGTCGCCATCGCTGGCGCCCATGGCAAGACCACTACGACCTCCATGGTCGCGAACGTCTTGGCGCAAGCCGGTCTGGATCCCACGATGGTCATCGGCGGCAAGGTCAACGCCTTAGGTAGCCACGCAAGGCTTGGGCGCGGAGATCTGCTTGTGGCGGAGGCGGACGAGAGCGATGGCTCGTTTCTCCGACTCTCTCCGACCATCGTGGCCGTGACGAATCTAGATCGTGAGCACCTTGATCACTATGGCTCAATGGAGCGAATCAACGAATGTTTCCTGGAATTCATCAATAAGATTCCATTTTACGGGTTGGCGGTCTTATGTGCTGATGATGAACGACTTCACGCGCTATTCCCTCATATTGTGAAGCGCTACCAAACCTATGGACTTCACGAGCGCGAAGGAGCTCCTCTGGATTTCAAAGCGACTGATATCACGCTCAAACAGTCAGAAGCCGAATTCCGCGCGTATTTCCGCGGGAAGAATTTGGGCCCCTTTCGGCTGGCCGTGCCAGGCATCCACAATGTGTCGAATGCACTCGCCGCGATCGCCATCGGTGTCGAACTCGATGTTCCGGTCGATCTCATCCGGAGAGGGCTGGCGGCTTTTACTGGCGTGGAACGGCGTTTTCATCTGCGCGGCGAGACGGGCGGAGTCATGGTGGTGGACGATTATGGACACCATCCTACAGAGGTGAAAGCGACCCTTGCGGCTGCCAAACAGGGTTGGGATCGACGAATAGTCGTCCTGTTTCAGCCTCATCGATACACCAGAACGCGGGATTGTATCGGAGATTTTGCCCATGCCTTTGATGACGCTGATGCTGTGTTCATGACCGAAGTCTATCCGGCCGGTGAACAGCCGATACCTGGTGTGTCGGGAGCCATCCTGGCTGAAACCGTCAGGTCCGCGGGCCACCCCTCAGTGACCTTTATCGAACAAAAGGAAACCTTGCCCGACCAGGTCTTGCCTTTCCTGAAATCGGGTGATCTCGTACTGACCATGGGGGCCGGTGATATTTGGAAAGCGGGAACCGGAATCCTTGCACGTCTTGAATCGACATGA
- a CDS encoding ATP-binding cell division protein involved in recruitment of FtsK to Z ring, whose product MRIESSYGKGVIGVSKRDHILVGLDIGTTKICAIVAEVAEAGGLNIIGVGSSPSRGLRKGVVVDIESTVESIKKAVEEAELLAGVQINSVYTGIAGSHISAENCKGVVALKRAEVTREDIQRAIESARTLAVIPHERRILHVLPREFMVDGQEGVREPLGLSGNRLEVNVHVITGAVTSAQNIVKCVNRAGLDVVDIILQPLASSEAVLSQEERDLGVAMIDLGGGTTDLAIFLDGSIRHSAVLPIGGQNLTKDLAFGLLTSQTEAEKIKTQYGVARTELVTSHQIVEVPSVGDRPARTFSRRDVAEILEPRVDEMFELVRREITRAGYEGILGAGVVITGGTSLLEGMPDTAEKVLNLPARRGVPSGVGALRDQVSHPSHSTGVGLLLHARRHVDELETAGLRNGGTWARMFGWTKKVLEVF is encoded by the coding sequence ATGAGAATCGAATCATCGTACGGTAAGGGGGTGATTGGGGTGTCAAAACGGGATCACATTCTAGTCGGGCTCGACATCGGAACGACGAAGATCTGCGCGATCGTGGCCGAAGTCGCGGAGGCCGGTGGCCTCAATATTATTGGTGTCGGGTCGAGCCCTTCGCGAGGTCTGCGCAAAGGCGTTGTAGTCGATATCGAGAGCACCGTGGAATCGATTAAGAAAGCGGTCGAAGAGGCGGAGTTGTTGGCAGGGGTCCAAATCAATTCGGTCTACACCGGCATCGCAGGCAGCCATATTTCTGCTGAAAACTGTAAAGGCGTGGTGGCACTCAAACGAGCGGAGGTGACGAGAGAAGACATTCAGCGGGCGATCGAAAGTGCACGCACGCTCGCCGTGATCCCTCATGAACGGAGGATACTTCATGTCTTGCCACGAGAATTCATGGTGGATGGACAAGAAGGGGTCCGCGAACCATTAGGCCTGTCTGGGAATCGATTGGAAGTCAATGTGCACGTCATCACCGGGGCTGTGACCTCCGCGCAGAACATAGTAAAATGCGTGAATCGAGCGGGACTTGACGTCGTGGACATCATCCTGCAGCCTCTTGCCTCCAGTGAGGCGGTGCTGAGTCAGGAAGAGCGCGATCTGGGCGTGGCGATGATCGACTTGGGAGGAGGCACCACCGATCTCGCGATCTTCTTGGACGGCAGCATCCGGCACTCCGCGGTCCTTCCTATCGGCGGTCAGAATTTAACGAAAGATTTGGCGTTCGGTCTGCTTACGTCACAAACCGAGGCCGAGAAAATCAAGACCCAGTACGGCGTCGCGCGAACGGAATTAGTAACGAGCCATCAGATCGTCGAAGTGCCGTCGGTCGGCGACCGACCGGCTCGCACATTTTCTCGGCGAGATGTCGCCGAGATTTTGGAGCCACGTGTTGACGAGATGTTTGAACTGGTCAGGCGGGAAATCACACGGGCCGGTTATGAGGGGATATTGGGTGCCGGTGTGGTCATCACCGGTGGTACCTCGCTGTTAGAGGGTATGCCAGACACGGCTGAAAAAGTCCTAAACTTACCGGCTCGCAGAGGGGTGCCTTCTGGGGTCGGGGCGCTTCGAGATCAGGTCAGTCATCCGAGCCATTCGACAGGGGTCGGTCTGTTGTTGCATGCTAGGCGACATGTGGATGAATTGGAAACGGCCGGGCTTCGTAATGGAGGAACCTGGGCGAGAATGTTTGGGTGGACGAAGAAGGTGTTGGAGGTTTTTTAA